The proteins below come from a single Candidatus Zixiibacteriota bacterium genomic window:
- a CDS encoding ATP-binding cassette domain-containing protein, giving the protein MAPRREFFDDENLGKAYDARLMKRLIGYLMPYKKWMVLAFFIMIIASLLQLAGPYVIKTGIDKYIANDDIEGLGWLVLIYAAILVVQFVSTFGQIYLMEWIGQRAMYDLRLAVFRHVQSLGMNFFDRNPVGRVLTRITSDINSLNELFSSGVVTILGDLLTIFGIIGVMLVINWKLALMALIGLPLLIVATIIFRIKVRHAYREIRRLIARLNAYVQEHISGVSVVQHFVQENRVFKRFDKINDELKKKHHRSIIYYALFYPVIEVIGALSLAIIIWYGGSKVIQGTLTFGTLVAFSQYMEMFFRPIRDLSEKYNILQTAMASSERVFKLLDTRPAITPPVKLQKLSDVRGKIEFKDVWFAYNPGEWILKNINLTIEAGEKVAVVGATGSGKTTFTNLILRFYDYQKGSVKLDGIELKQLTEQQIRKNISLVLQDVFLFSGKIDQNIRLGNPSISDDQIEKSAREINLMRIGSGLKNDLKTDVGERGGLLSVGQKQLVSFARALAFDPKILILDEATSSVDTETELIIQKATETLMKGRTSLIIAHRLSTIKQVDKIVVIHKGEIREIGNHEELLKKRGIYWNLYQLQYKDQEIPAAV; this is encoded by the coding sequence ATGGCTCCGCGCAGGGAATTCTTTGACGATGAAAACCTCGGCAAGGCTTACGATGCCCGGTTGATGAAACGGCTGATCGGGTATTTGATGCCATACAAAAAATGGATGGTGCTGGCATTTTTTATCATGATCATCGCCTCGCTTCTACAGCTGGCCGGACCGTATGTAATCAAAACCGGAATCGATAAGTATATCGCCAACGATGATATAGAGGGTTTGGGCTGGCTGGTTCTGATCTATGCCGCCATCCTTGTCGTGCAGTTTGTCTCGACTTTCGGGCAGATCTACCTGATGGAATGGATCGGGCAGAGGGCAATGTACGATTTGCGGCTGGCGGTCTTTCGACATGTGCAGTCGCTGGGTATGAATTTCTTCGACCGCAACCCGGTTGGAAGGGTGCTGACCCGAATAACCTCGGATATCAATTCGCTCAACGAACTATTTTCCTCGGGCGTGGTGACGATTTTGGGCGATCTGCTGACAATCTTCGGGATCATCGGCGTAATGCTGGTAATCAACTGGAAACTTGCGCTGATGGCTTTAATCGGGCTTCCGCTCCTGATAGTGGCAACCATCATCTTTCGCATCAAGGTCCGTCACGCCTACCGTGAAATCAGGCGTCTGATAGCACGTCTCAATGCCTATGTCCAGGAGCATATATCAGGCGTTTCAGTGGTCCAGCACTTCGTGCAGGAAAATCGAGTCTTCAAACGCTTCGACAAAATCAACGATGAGCTTAAGAAAAAGCACCATCGTTCGATCATCTACTACGCACTGTTTTACCCTGTGATCGAAGTTATCGGCGCACTCAGCCTCGCGATAATCATCTGGTACGGCGGAAGCAAGGTTATCCAGGGCACACTCACTTTTGGAACGCTGGTCGCATTTTCTCAGTATATGGAGATGTTCTTCCGTCCGATTCGCGACCTCTCGGAGAAGTACAATATCCTCCAGACCGCCATGGCATCCTCGGAGCGTGTCTTTAAACTTCTGGACACCAGGCCCGCGATCACTCCTCCGGTAAAACTTCAGAAGCTGTCCGATGTTCGTGGAAAGATCGAATTCAAGGATGTCTGGTTCGCCTACAACCCGGGCGAATGGATTCTCAAGAATATCAACCTGACGATCGAAGCCGGCGAAAAGGTGGCCGTAGTCGGCGCCACCGGCTCAGGCAAGACGACATTCACAAATCTGATACTGCGTTTCTATGATTACCAGAAAGGGAGTGTCAAGCTCGATGGTATCGAATTGAAGCAGCTTACCGAACAACAGATACGAAAAAATATATCGCTGGTGTTGCAGGATGTGTTCTTGTTTTCGGGTAAAATCGATCAGAATATCCGCCTGGGAAATCCCTCGATCAGTGATGATCAGATCGAAAAATCTGCTCGCGAGATCAACTTGATGAGAATCGGTAGTGGCTTGAAAAACGACCTCAAGACCGATGTCGGCGAGCGGGGCGGTCTGCTTTCTGTCGGTCAAAAACAACTGGTATCGTTTGCGCGCGCGCTGGCTTTCGATCCGAAGATATTGATTCTCGACGAAGCCACATCTTCGGTCGATACCGAAACCGAACTTATCATCCAGAAGGCAACCGAGACATTGATGAAGGGTCGTACTTCCCTGATCATCGCGCACAGGCTCTCGACTATCAAGCAGGTCGACAAGATCGTCGTCATTCATAAGGGTGAGATCCGCGAGATCGGCAACCACGAAGAGCTTCTCAAAAAGCGCGGTATCTACTGGAACCTCTATCAGCTTCAATACAAAGACCAGGAAATCCCCGCGGCAGTTTAA
- a CDS encoding ATP-binding cassette domain-containing protein yields MSEKQYNLRHTLARVFKHFRRHKFYISWGLVVTILSNAILMASPWIVKLAIDSLKQNRATMSDLQRYALLILIIALTAGFFRFMMRRTLIWASRIFEYEFRNEFFRHLLGLPRSFYQNTPTGDIIARGSNDIEAVRLLVGPAVMQIGNSVISIAVALTLMFILSWKLTLIALAAVPILALMTNKLVMQIHKKFFAIQEHFSKMSSFVQENLSGIKVVKAYNQENPQIEDFSKLNKTYIDLNLSLAKTRGLFLPLIFLVVGLITLTLLYFGGRQVIAGVITLGTLVAFIQYMMRLTWPMLAIGWTVSLFQRGTASLERINKILDRESEIVDRPEGETPQRFEGEIEIRDLNFSYPNDERLILKDINLKIPAGSNLALVGPTGCGKSTLVNLLVRTFQLPDGKIFIDGHDINKIELKKLRTQIGYVPQEAFLFSQKLSDNIAFGLEKSPADEVRRASEIAGIAEEFEEFPDGFETMIGERGVTLSGGQKQRTALARAIISKPPILILDDAFASVDTSTEDRILKSLSDVIQSRTSIIIAHRISTIKNADKICVMDQGKIIACGNHDELIEKSPEYARIVELQSLKQQLEAI; encoded by the coding sequence ATGTCGGAAAAACAATACAACCTTCGTCATACATTAGCCCGGGTGTTCAAACACTTCCGGCGCCACAAATTCTATATCTCCTGGGGGCTGGTAGTCACAATTTTATCGAATGCTATCCTGATGGCATCCCCCTGGATCGTCAAGCTGGCTATCGACAGCCTAAAACAGAACCGTGCCACTATGTCCGATCTCCAGCGTTATGCCCTTTTGATATTGATCATCGCGCTGACGGCCGGTTTCTTTCGTTTTATGATGAGGCGTACGCTGATATGGGCTTCACGGATTTTCGAGTACGAGTTCCGCAACGAGTTTTTCCGCCATCTTCTGGGACTGCCCCGCTCGTTTTATCAAAACACTCCGACCGGCGATATTATCGCTCGCGGTTCCAACGATATCGAAGCGGTGAGACTGCTGGTCGGTCCGGCTGTTATGCAGATCGGAAATTCCGTCATCTCGATCGCGGTCGCCCTGACTCTCATGTTCATCCTGAGCTGGAAACTGACCCTGATCGCCCTGGCGGCGGTTCCGATTCTGGCTTTGATGACCAACAAGCTGGTGATGCAGATTCATAAGAAATTTTTTGCTATCCAGGAGCATTTCTCGAAGATGTCCTCGTTTGTGCAGGAAAATCTGTCCGGTATAAAAGTTGTCAAGGCTTACAACCAGGAAAATCCGCAGATCGAGGATTTCTCGAAACTAAATAAAACCTACATCGATTTAAACCTGTCTTTGGCCAAAACCCGTGGCTTGTTTCTTCCGCTGATTTTTCTGGTGGTCGGGTTGATCACTCTGACGCTCCTGTATTTCGGCGGACGGCAGGTAATTGCCGGGGTGATCACTCTGGGTACGCTGGTGGCATTTATCCAATACATGATGAGGCTGACCTGGCCGATGCTGGCGATCGGCTGGACTGTCTCGCTTTTTCAAAGGGGAACTGCCTCACTGGAACGGATCAATAAGATCCTCGACCGTGAATCTGAGATCGTCGACAGACCCGAAGGTGAAACCCCGCAGAGATTCGAGGGCGAGATTGAAATCCGCGATCTTAATTTCTCCTATCCCAACGATGAGCGCTTGATCCTGAAAGATATCAATCTCAAAATTCCAGCCGGTAGCAACCTGGCATTAGTCGGTCCGACCGGGTGCGGGAAATCGACTTTGGTCAACCTGCTGGTGCGCACCTTCCAGCTTCCCGACGGCAAAATCTTTATCGATGGTCACGATATCAACAAGATCGAACTTAAAAAACTGCGCACCCAGATCGGCTATGTGCCCCAGGAGGCTTTCCTGTTTTCCCAGAAATTGTCGGACAATATTGCTTTTGGGCTGGAGAAATCTCCTGCTGACGAAGTCCGCAGGGCATCGGAAATCGCCGGTATCGCCGAGGAGTTCGAGGAGTTTCCGGATGGCTTCGAAACCATGATCGGCGAACGGGGTGTAACCCTTTCCGGTGGCCAGAAACAACGGACCGCCCTGGCCCGGGCGATAATCAGTAAACCGCCGATTTTGATCCTGGACGACGCTTTCGCTTCGGTAGACACCAGCACGGAGGATAGAATCTTAAAGAGCCTAAGCGATGTTATTCAGTCGCGCACATCGATCATTATCGCCCACAGGATTTCAACTATCAAAAACGCTGACAAGATCTGTGTCATGGACCAGGGCAAGATCATCGCCTGCGGCAACCATGATGAATTGATCGAAAAGTCACCCGAGTACGCACGGATAGTCGAACTGCAGTCATTGAAACAGCAACTGGAGGCGATCTGA